A window of Planctomycetota bacterium genomic DNA:
GTTCGTTCACGGCCGAGCGGCTTCGCGGCGATGACCTCTCCACGCCGGGCGTCTACCTGTTCAGCGACGGCCGCGTCCTGCCCGGCAGCGAGGCCGACCTGTCGCTGCGGGGCGAGCTGACTTACGAACGCGTCGGCAGCCCCGACACCGAAAACGTCGCCGTCGTCGCGGCGAGCGTTAAACGCAACTACGAGCGGCCGACCGAGGCCCAGGCCTTTGCACGCCTTGCCAACTTCGGCCCAGAGCCCGTCGACGCGGCCGTGCGGGTCAGCGTCGCCATGCCCGAGCCCGGCGAAGAGCCCGTCTTCCAGATGGCCGGCGGAGGCGTCATCGGCGTCTACCTGCCGCCGGAACGCTGGAGTGATCCGGCCTGGCGCGAAGCGCTCCGCGAGGCCGACCCCGTCGCCGCCGCTGAGGTGGAGCGACGCGCCTCCGAGTCCCCCGCCCGCAACGGTGCCGACGTGCAGCTCCAGCTGCCCGGGTCGGCCGTCGTGAAGTTCGAGGTCGTCCAGCCGGACGGCTCGCAGATCGGCGACGCGCTGGCCGTGGACGACGTCGCCCACGTCGTCGTCCCGCCGCCAGACCCGCTGAAGGTGATGCTGGTGCTGCGGGACAACTACTGGCTCCGCCTGCTGGTCGAGAGCCAGCCGATCGACGAGCCGGAGATCGTCTCGCCCGCCGAGTACGAGGAACTGCTCGCTACCGGTCAGGCCGACGGGTTCGACGTGACGGTCTTCGACAACTACTCGCCGACCGGCCTGCCCGAGGCGGGCACCTTCGTCTTCAGCGGTACGCTGCCCCCGGCCGACGCGACGCAGATCACCGCCGTCACCAGCGACGCGGGTGTGCCGACGTTCTTCGAGGGCTCGAGCGTGCTCGACTGGGATCGGGACCATCCGATGCTCCGAGGTTTGAACCTCAATCGCGTTTGGGTAGCAGAAGGCCGATTGACGACTTTACCACTCGGTGCTGAATTGCTAATTGAGGGCGTTTCGGGCCCGATGATGATTTATGAACGAAGTGGTAGACGGACGCATTTAGTTTTCACATTTGATATTGCACAAAGCACCTGGCCGACACAGCGGTCGTTCGTCGTCTTCGGCTACCAGATGTTCCAGTTCCTCGCAGCCGCCGGTGACGTGCGGACGCGCGAGAGCATTCGCCCCGGCGAGACGT
This region includes:
- a CDS encoding VWA domain-containing protein; translation: MPGLPSLLNPWTAGIAAAIAIPALLLLYFLKLRRSPAPVPTTLLWKQSYQDLQVNSPFQRLRRNLLLLLQLLILLALLLALARPVGEGNASLGERSILLIDRSASMKTTDGDGGQTRLDDAKDRARDLVSALGPGDSAMVIAFSDEGNTSPIQPFTQDKKLLRDAIDGIEAVDRQTTAQAAYELADASSSFTAERLRGDDLSTPGVYLFSDGRVLPGSEADLSLRGELTYERVGSPDTENVAVVAASVKRNYERPTEAQAFARLANFGPEPVDAAVRVSVAMPEPGEEPVFQMAGGGVIGVYLPPERWSDPAWREALREADPVAAAEVERRASESPARNGADVQLQLPGSAVVKFEVVQPDGSQIGDALAVDDVAHVVVPPPDPLKVMLVLRDNYWLRLLVESQPIDEPEIVSPAEYEELLATGQADGFDVTVFDNYSPTGLPEAGTFVFSGTLPPADATQITAVTSDAGVPTFFEGSSVLDWDRDHPMLRGLNLNRVWVAEGRLTTLPLGAELLIEGVSGPMMIYERSGRRTHLVFTFDIAQSTWPTQRSFVVFGYQMFQFLAAAGDVRTRESIRPGETLTIPPAAVARSGLSAGDVVTIDSGSDTLSHRVDESGGLTLGPFNSVGLYGTSPELSAFSRVAVSLLSGTESDTRPSVTDPGDRSGRQPTAAAVVGLADGEAVDSRRSVEWWWWLVAGGVAVLMVEWFVYVRRVGR